TCAGTCAGGGGGCGTGTCCGTGACGTCACGCCTCCCCCCTCACTGCTATGCTGCGGGTGTGTTCGGCCTTCAGCACTTCAGCCGCCTGATCACTGATTAAACCGCCCGAGTCTCCGTCTCATCGCCCGATATACCGAGGAACCGACTTTACCGACCCGTCTACACCCGGTGAGTCCGAGTTTTAACCGTGTCGGGTTCTGTTCTGAGCTTTGTTGTGCTGTTAGCGTGTTAGCTGCTCGGCTTAGTGTGTTTAAAGTCACGGTGACCGGTGCTGAGTTCAAGTGCTCCTCAGAATCTTATCTAAAACTCAAGCACTGAGAGCACTACATTCATGCTGATGTGTTCAAGTTGTGGAAGTTATATTAAatcaaaattatataaatattactcTAAAGTTTTTCATTTCCCGTTCGAAAATTCGGTAAATTTGTTTAACTTTGAATAGACGCAGCTACGCTATAATTCTTTAGAATCAAACCTGTATTGATTATTCTATTGTGTAAACAATACAGCCTGTTTACTGCTTattcattaaatattaaatcacTGTGGGACTAATTAAATAGATTAAATAATGAACGATTGGGGTGGTAATTTGGTTTGTACTTGAGCACTTGAAGGCAGCTCAGTGTTGCCAGGTCGGTAAAGATCCAATTTTCACAGCGGTCGTGGTTCTGACCTGATCTGCGGTGGATGGAACTTCATCTCCTGCACAAACCCCGTCAGTCTGGGAGCATTTTATGGAGATAAATATGTAGGAAAACGTGAGCATCTGTGGAAAAAAATTTACctgcagtaaaaaaaattatcaaaTTTTAAAAATTTTACTAATGTAATTTACACAAGTAAAATTctttacagattttacagatttttgttGCAGGTATAAATTTTTTACAGGTCCACAAGTTCTGCTGCACATTTACCTCCATATTTACACAAACATGCTGTTaagtgacaaaaaaaaaatcaataataattaaaaacatgtttttgtccTAAATGTTTCAGACTCTGAGCGGCTGCACATTTAAATCTGtttataaaactgtaaaatacaaataaatgtgataaagatttaataaaacattcagtcatttattcattcattaatattcCTGATGATTTCCTGAGTCGTGTGTGATTGTGCTGAGCTGTTGGAGAGGGAAGCACCGGGCTGATCTGTTCTGATCTGTACTGATCTGTTCCTGTGGTTTATCTGACCTCACTGACTGAAGTGAAAGTGATTCTGAAACATCTCATACAGGAACACATTTAGGTTTACGTGGGATTATATGTATTGGATCATTTATGAGGTTATTTagagttatttattatatagttgatttatttatgtttccAGCAGTTTCTCTTGGTGGTTCAGGATCAGTTTGGAGGTTTCGGGTGATTTTAGGATGTGAGAGAACAATCACTGCATGATGAGTCTGAATCTCGTTCCACAGCTGTGGGAAATTCTCCTGCCTGAGGGTTAGGGTGTGAGATCTTTAATACAAGAAGTGCAGAATAAAGACGGGTTCAGTCTGTGGTTGGTCTCTGACAGCAGTCGGTAGGTGGATCGTTACCGCTAACGGTTCAGTTCTCGGTTCCTGGATCAGTCAGGCAGGGATGTAACTCCTTTCTGTGGTCATGCAGGGATTCATTCAGAAGAACTTGGCTGATCAGTTCTGCTCACTTGGTTCTGGTTCCGGTTCTGGTTCCGTTTTGAATCAGCTGTGACTGTTGGACCAGAGAAGATCAGTATTCAAGCACAACAGCGTGTGAACAGATGAAATAACAGAAATACAGTCGTTACTTGACTTTGTTTACGTGCTTTGTTGATCTGAGATGTCGGTTCAGTAGCCCAACGCAGTCTAGAGTGCTGTAGGGAAAAGAGCTGCTATCTGAGCCCTCTGTTCACTATACCAGGGGGTTCTGTCCAGTCTAACTGGTCTTTAGCTGACATTCATTCTGAtttatgagtgagtgagtgagtgagtgagtgtgtgagtgagtgagtgagtgagtgagtgagtgagtgagtgagtgagtgagtgtgtgagtgagtgtgtgagtgagtgagtgagtgagtgtgtgagtgtgtgagtgagtgagtgtgtgtgtgagtgtgtgagtgagtgagtgagtgtgtgtgtgagtgagtgagtgagtgagtgagtgagtgtgtgagtgtgtgagtgagtgagtgagtgagtgagtgagtgtgtgagtgagtgtgtgagtgagtgagtgagtgagtgtgtgagtgtgtgagtgagtgagtgtgtgtgtgagtgtgtgagtgagtgagtgagtgtgtgtgtgagtgagtgagtgagtgagtgagtgagtgagtgagtgagtgagtgagtgtgtgagtgagtgtgtgagtgagtgtgtgagtgagtgagtgagtgagtgtgtgagtgtgtgagtgagtgagtgtgtgagtgagtgtgtgtgtgagtgagtgagtgagtgagtgagtgagtgagtgagtgagtgagtgagtgtgtgtgtgagtgagtgagtgtgtgagtgagtgtgtgagtgagtgagtgagtgagtgtgtgagtgtgtgagtgagtgagtgtgtgtgtgagtgtgtgagtgagtgagtgagtgtgtgtgtgagtgagtgagtgagtgagtgagtgagtgtgtgtgtgagtgtgtgagtgagtgagtgagtgagtgtgtgagtgagtgagtgagtgagtgagtgagtgtgtgagtgtgtgagtgagtgagtgagtgagtgagtgagtgtgtgagtgagtgtgtgagtgagtgagtgagtgagtgtgtgagtgtgtgagtgagtgagtgtgtgtgtgagtgtgtgagtgagtgagtgagtgagtgtgtgagtgagtgagtgagtgtgtgtgtgagtgagtgagtgagtgagtgagtgagtgagtgagtgtgtgtgtgagtgtgtgagtgagtgagtgagtgagtgtgtgagtgagtgagtgagtgagtgtgtgagtgagtgagtgagtgtgtgtgtgagtgagtgagtgagtgtgtgagtgagtgagtgagtgagtgagtgagtgtgtgagtgtgtgagtgagtgagtgagtgagtgtgtgagtgagtgagtgagtgtgtgagtgagtgtgtgagtgagtgagtgagtgtgtgagtgagtgtgtgagtgagtgagtgagtgtgtgagtgagtgagtgagtgtgtgagtgagtgagtgagtgagtgtgtgagtgagtgagtgagtgtgtgagtgtgtgagtgagtgagtgagtgagtgagtgagtgtgtgagtgagtgtgtgagtgagtgagtgagtgagtgtgtgagtgtgtgagtgagtgagtgtgtgtgtgagtgtgtgagtgagtgagtgagtgtgtgtgtgagtgagtgagtgagtgagtgtgtgagtgagtgtgtgtgtgagtgagtgagtgagtgagtgagtgagtgagtgtgtgagtgagtgtgtgagtgagtgagtgagtgagtgagtgtgtgagtgtgtgagtgagtgagtgagtgtgtgtgtgagtgagtgagtgagtgtgtgagtgagtgtgtgtgtgagtgagtgagtgagtgagtgagtgagtgtgtgagtgagtgtgtgagtgagtgagtgtgtgagtgagtgtgtgagtgagtgtgtgagtgtgtgagtgagtgagtgagtgtgtgagtgagtgtgtgtgtgagtgagtgagtgagtgagtgagtgagtgtgtgagtgagtgtgtgagtgagtgagtgtgtgagtgagtgagtgagtgagtgtgtgagtgtgtgagtgagtgagtgagtgtgtgtgtgagtgagtgagtgagtgtgtgagtgagtgagtgagtgagtgagtgagtgagtgagtgagtgtgtgagtgtgtgagtgagtgagtgagtgtgtgtgtgagtgagtgagtgagtgagtgtgtgagtgagtgtgtgtgagtgagtgagtgagtgagtgagtgtgtgagtgagtgtgtgagtgagtgagtgtgtgtgtgagtgtgtgagtgagtgagtgagtgtgtgtgtgagtgagtgagtgagtgagtgtgtgagtgagtgtgtgtgtgagtgagtgagtgagtgagtgagtgtgtgagtgagtgtgtgagtgagtgagtgagtgtgtgagtgagtgtgtgagtgagtgagtgagtgagtgagtgagtgagtgagtgagtgagtgagtgagtgagtgagtgtgtgagtgagtgagtgagtgtgtgagtgagtgagtgtgtgagtgagtgagtgagtgagtgagtgtgtgagtgagtgtgtgtgtgagtgtgtgagtgagtgagtgagtgagtgagtgagtgagtgtgtgagtgagtgagtgagtgtgtgtgtgagtgtgtgagtgagtgagtgagtgtgtgagtgagtgagtgtgtgagtgagtgagtgagtgtgtgagtgagtgagtgagtgagtgagtgtgtgagtgagtgagtgagtgagtgtgtgagtgtgtgagtgagtgagtgagtgagtgagtgagtgagtgagtgagtgtgtgagtgagtgagtgtgtgtgtgagtgtgtgagtgagtgagtgagtgtgtgagtgagtgagtgtgtgagtgagtgtgtgagtgagtgtgtgagtgagtgagtgagtgagtgagtgagtgagtgtgtgagtgagtgtgtgagtgagtgagtgagtgagtgagtgtgtgagtgagtgagtgagtgtgtgtgtgagtgtgtgagtgagtgagtgagtgtgtgagtgtgtgagtgagtgagtgagtgagtgagtgagtgagtgagtgtgtgagtgagtgagtgagtgagtgtgtgagtgtgtgagtgagtgagtgagtgagtgagtgagtgagtgagtgagtgagtgagtgagtgtgtgagtgagtgagtgagtgagtgtgtgagtgagtgagtgagtgtgtgagtgtgtgagtgagtgagtgagtgagtgagtgagtgagtgtgtgagtgagtgagtgagtgagtgagtgagtgagtgagtgagtgagtgagtgagtgagtgagtgagtgagtgtgtgagtgagtgagtgagtgagtgtgtgagtgagtgagtgagtgtgtgagtgtgtgagtgagtgagtgagtgagtgagtgagtgagtgagtggagatGGTGGAGATCTACAGTCTGCTCTTCTACAAAGATGAAACATTTCAGTCGTATAACgtagacaaaataacagaaacagatGAAGGAGCAGCTTGATGGTGTTAAATGTTTGATCAGGACTGGATACAGCGCTGTTACCCGTcatcacacgcacacacacacacacacacaccccttcacacacacacacacacacacacacacacacacacacacacacacacacacacacaccccttcacacacacacacacacaccccttcacacacacacacacacactgagaaatGTGCAGTATGCAGTGCTTTGTTTCAGGGTGTGGTCCGGTTGCTAGGTTAGCCTGGTTTGGGTGTGGTCCTTTGGCGTGACCATGGTGGTGGCTGGATCACTGGAACAAACATTTCCACTGTTGATCGTGATCCGCTGATCTCAGTTAAACCCGCCACACCCGTCATGTCATGAGACCCACATGATTACACACCCACGATCACCCAACACTACCAGAGCTCCGTTATTATGAAAGAATAAAGATTAAACACAATAACTGTTAtcatttttgttgttggtattattattattttaagtattatTGTAATTGGTATCttcatcttattattattattattattattattattatttattatcatattttaattattatactaaatattttttatcatgattgcattatattatcatttattctttttcttatcattattaaatttattattattactattattattttatcattacttTTTAtcattagtttattattattgttgttattgatattatttattctttttcatatcattattaaatttaatattatttttattataattttattattattattctaattattttattattgattgtgtTGATGGGattaaaaacactaatacattttatattatattttaaatatttactattatttttattaatattattgttattattattatgattattattatttcattattaataatattattttatttttattattattattaatattattattagtggtctGTGTGGAGAATtaaaaacactgtgtgtgtgtgtgtgtgtgtgtgtgtgtgtgtgtgtgtgtgtgtgtgtgtgtgtgtgtgtgtgtgtgtgtgtgtgtgtgtgtgtgtgtgtgtgtgtttgttggtgGGACTAATATATATCTCTTGTTATTgtctgactctctctctctctctctctctctctctctctctctcaggctgTAACGATGGCCGACTTCAGTGCGGTTGGTAGGATTGAATCAGACGACAGTAGCCCGGACTGGTCGACAGTGAGCGGGCGGATGAACTCGTTTCAGGACTTTCCTCCCTCTCTGAAGATCCCGGCGGAGAAACTGGCCCGAGCTGGACTCTACTTCACCGGGGAGTCGGACCGCGTTCGCTGCTTCAGCTGTCTCAGCACCATCGAGAACTGGAACCAGGGCGACAATCCGCTGGACCGGCACCAGGCCGTGTCTCCCgcctgcatgttcctcagctgCGCTCACGGCAGGAACCGCCCCGGCCACGCCCCGGGCCCCTCTCGGACCCCCGGCAGGGACGAGGACATGGAGTTCCGGCTGCGCACCGGGGAGGTGGTGGACGAGACCCTGTACCCCAAGATTCCTCACATGAGGAGTGAAGACGAACGCTTCGCCACCTTCGCCGGCTGGCCGTCCTGGTCCCCGGTGCGCCCGGCCGCGCTGGCGCAGGCGGGCATGTTCTACGTCCCCGAGAGCAGCCGGCAGCCGGACCGGGTGCAGTGCTTCTGCTGCGGGGGCATGCTGTCGGGCTGGGAGGAGGGCGACGACCCCTGGGGGGAACACGCCCGCCACTATTCCAACTGCTTCTTCATTCTGGGTCACGACGTGGGGAACGTGGCCTCGATGGAGCCCAGACAGGGCGGCAGCCACATCAGCGGGTCCAGGGAGACGTACGAGGGACGACTGGAGAGTTTCCAGGGCAGAGAGCATCCCATCAGCCCCGAGCGCCTGGCACGGGCCGGCTTCTACAGCGCAGGTCTGATTTAATACTACAGCTCAGCATGTTTAGTTCCTGTACTGGTCAGGAGGATGGAGGGTACAGGAGGGTACAGGAGGAGGATGGAGGGTACAGGAGGGTACAGGAGGAGGATGGAGGGTACAGGAGGAGGATGGAGGGTACAGGAGGAGGATGGAGGGTACAGGAGGGTACAGGAGGAGGATGGAGGGTACAGGAGGGTACAGGAGGAGGATGGAGGGTACAGGAGGAGGATGGAGGGTACAGGAGGAGGATGGAGGGTACAGGAGGGTACAGGAGGAGGATGGAGGGTACAGGAGGGTACAGGAGGAGGATGGAGGGTACAGGAGGGTACAGGAGGAGGATGGAGGGTACAGGAGGAGGATGGAGGGTACAGGAGGGTACAGGAGGAGGATGGAGGGTACAGGAGGGTACAGGAGGAGGATGGAGGGTACAGGAGGAGGATGGAGGGTACAGGAGGGTACAGGAGGAGGATGGAGGGTACAGGAGGGTACAGGAGGGTACAGGAGGAGGATGGAGGGTACAGGAGGGTACAGGAGGAGGATGGAGGGTACAGGAGGAGGATGGAGGGTACAGGAGGGTACAGGAGGAGGATGGAGGGTACAGGAGGAGGATGGAGGGTACAGGAGGAGGATGGAGGGTACAGGAGGGTACAGGAGGAGGATGGAGGGTACAGGAGGAGGATGGAGGGTACAGGAGGGTACAGGAGGAGGATGGAGGGTACAGGAGGGTACAGGAGGGTACAGGAGGAGGATGGAGGGTACAGGAGGGTACAGGAGGAGGATGGAAGGTACAGGAGGAGGATGGAGGGTACAGGAGGAGGATGGAGGGTACAGGAGGGTACAGGAGGAGGATGGAGGGTACAGGAGGAGGATGACGTTGTGATGTTACCGTAGTGTTTGTTGGTGTTTGTACAGGTGATGGTGATCGTGTTCTTTGCTTTAAATGTGGTGGAGGACTGAAGGACTGGCAGCCAGATGAAGATCCCtggaaagaacatgccaaacactACCCCGGGTAAACACAGCTATTAGATTTTGGATTCATTAGCAGGTGGTGGGAGGGGCGTGGTCACTGCCTTCATTAGTGCACTCACAGTGGCTGGCTACACATGTCTGGAGGGAAGCACGTGTTAGCCCTGCACCAGTTTGGTGATGGTGGTGCGGTAGAAATGTGTCTGTTAGTGAAGCTCTACACCTAAACCCGCCCATCAGGAACCAAACGGAACATCACTGATGGGATTCACGCCCCCCCTCCCAAAATCCGGAATGGTTCTGCAGCCCCCCGGTCGGTGCTGTTATGGCCCCATAATCTTACTGATCTGGAACCAACAAATCTCTGATGCAAGTGGTCAGTGGGTGAGAAGGGGGTAGGGGGACTCCTAGCGTCGCCATAGTAACATTGTTTTCCCGCCTTTCCTCTATTTACAACTGAAATGAAGAGAACAAACCGCAGCACTAACGAATCATCAGCGGCCGGCGGAGGAATGAGACGCATCACCACATGCTCCAAATCACATGATGCTCAGATCAGATGCTCCAGGTCACATGATCTGACGCTTCTTCGGCTGCTCTGGTTAGGGGTCGCCCTGATTTAGCAGTTTTTAAGCCGGATGCGCTTGCTGACAGACCCTCCTTATTTATCCGGGCGTGTGACCGGCGCCacagtgcactggtttattaatcctagcggccgggtacctacaggacaattcagtgtctccacttAGCCTGAACGcaggtttttggactgtgggaggaaacccacacagacacggggagaacatgcaaactccacacagagaggacccggaccgccccgcctgggaatcgaacccagaacctccttactgtgaggcgacagcgctacccagaCGTGGCCACGACACGGCGCGTGATAAACCTACACGATCATCGAAGGTAAAGCAAAGGAACCACGTTCGTCCTGCATCTGACCTTCGTCCATGAGCGTCGATCCATCCGTGCCTGATGCTGAAGAAGTCGATCTCGGACGCTCGGATCTGATCTCGATGAAAGATGAAAGTAAATTAGCGAGAGCGGAGTGCGTTCTGCCGTTTATACAGCGTCTTTCTGTTATCGGACGATGGAACGATCACGTCCTCGTACTGAACCTCCAGGCTCCGGCTTCATAAAGCTTCTCTCCTCCTAAACCGCTTCCACTCCTGAGCTGGGTGTGATGTCAGAATCGGTTCCCCGTGTCCACAGCAGTTGTTTATTTGGCAGGAACGCTTTACAATGACGAGAACT
The nucleotide sequence above comes from Trichomycterus rosablanca isolate fTriRos1 chromosome 8, fTriRos1.hap1, whole genome shotgun sequence. Encoded proteins:
- the xiap gene encoding E3 ubiquitin-protein ligase XIAP, translated to MADFSAVGRIESDDSSPDWSTVSGRMNSFQDFPPSLKIPAEKLARAGLYFTGESDRVRCFSCLSTIENWNQGDNPLDRHQAVSPACMFLSCAHGRNRPGHAPGPSRTPGRDEDMEFRLRTGEVVDETLYPKIPHMRSEDERFATFAGWPSWSPVRPAALAQAGMFYVPESSRQPDRVQCFCCGGMLSGWEEGDDPWGEHARHYSNCFFILGHDVGNVASMEPRQGGSHISGSRETYEGRLESFQGREHPISPERLARAGFYSAGDGDRVLCFKCGGGLKDWQPDEDPWKEHAKHYPGCSFLQAEKGQAFINSVQLGGGSSSNGFSRHERTTDVMQSAIGQEAVKLGFDPAVVERMILEKIRQSGAGYSTVTDLIHDIDAAATFGNRADEEREAQNDDPIKKLEMLQREKCCKVCMDRDISVVFLPCGHLITCEKCSAQLSKCPMCNTTITQKIKTYS